A stretch of Sander lucioperca isolate FBNREF2018 unplaced genomic scaffold, SLUC_FBN_1.2 Unpl_16, whole genome shotgun sequence DNA encodes these proteins:
- the LOC118494539 gene encoding circumsporozoite protein-like, whose product RASERASERASSERASERASERATSERSERATSERASEPAARQDRTSESASGRQEPAERASEPASERAAQRPASERARERAQPASQTAPQQRSQRSERASERASSERAELASATSSSERASERSSERRQAGSQRAGERATRAQRRASSERAQSSQPSQPPASQQPGRQAAASQRDSASQPAGQPASERAASERASDRALASERASERARSGRPASQAASQPASERAASSQPASQTASERAASQPASQPNSERASGRRAASQPASAANQPGAAKQRASEQPPASQQPAASERARARAASEQPATDSEPSGQHQPAASHNSAAATSGAASEPGSQPASERARCSQPATASETSSQPASSERAARRAQQPAPASRPANSQPASQPASE is encoded by the exons cgagcgagcgagcgagcgagcgagcgagcgagcagcgagcgagcgagcgagcgagcgagcgagcgagcgacgagcgagcga agcgagcgagcgacgagcgagcgagccagcgagccagcagCGCGCCAGGACCGCACGAGCGAGAGCGCGAGCGGGCGCCAGGAGCCAgccgagcgagccagcgagccagcgagcgagcgagcggcgCAGCgaccagcgagcgagcgagcgagggaGCGAGCGCAGCCGGCGAGCCAGACAGCCCCGCAGCAGCGCAGCCagcgcagcgagcgagcgagcgagcgagcgagcagcgAGCGAGCCGAGCTAGCGAGCGCGACGAgcagcagcgagcgagcgagcgagcgatcGAGCGAGCGACG gcaggcaggcagccaGCGAGCGGGCGAGCGAGCGACGCGAGCGCAGCGACGAgcgagcagcgagcgagcgCAGAGCAGCCAGCCCAGCCAGCcgccagccagccagcagccaggcaggcaggcagcagcCAGCCAGCGCGACAGCGCAAGCCAGCCAGCcggccagccagcgagcgagcgggcagccagcgagcgagcgagcgaccGAGCGctagcgagcgagcgagcgagcgagcgagcgaggagCGGGCGGCCAG CGagccaggcagccagccagccagcgagcgagcgcgcggccagcagccagccagccagccagacagcgagcgagcgagcggccagccagccagccagccagccaaacagcgagcgagcgagcgggcGGCGAG cagccagccagccagccagcgcaGCCAACCAGCCAGGAGCAGCcaagcagcgagcgagcgagcagccgccagccagccagcagccagccgCCAGCGAGCGAGCGCGGGCCAGAGCAGCCAGCGAGCAGCCAGCGACAGACAGCGAGCCGAGCGGCCAGCaccagccagcagccagccacAACAGCGCAGCAGCGACGAGCGGGGCGGCCAGCGagccaggcagccagccagccagcgagcgagcgcgcTGCAGCCAGCCAGCGACAGCGAGCGAGACGAGCAGCCAGCCGGCCAGCAGCGAGCGAGCGGCGCGGCGAGCGCAGCAGCCAGCGCCA gccagccggccagccaacagccagccagccagccagccagcgagcgag